The Akkermansia sp. N21116 genome includes a region encoding these proteins:
- a CDS encoding TetR/AcrR family transcriptional regulator codes for MAPIIQNQISMTDIRRKQAERSAETSTRILDGAQKLFSNNGFEGVSMRAIAAEAQVNLASIVYYFESKEGLYFAVIDRYAEDILELRRRAVAKADKNPSLEGYVRAFMEPAFQILLDSKYGGCEFARLLWRLPHEPKFIQERMTPKYVTPIYELYVTCIKKLYPDVSIIYIQFIMHIARSLFFSTLGRSASSNIWPCEALSSDYEEVLNRMVKSLCSALESMLK; via the coding sequence ATGGCGCCCATCATCCAAAACCAGATCTCTATGACAGACATACGACGCAAACAGGCTGAACGGTCCGCAGAAACGAGTACTCGGATTCTTGACGGAGCTCAGAAATTGTTTTCCAATAATGGATTTGAAGGTGTTTCCATGCGTGCTATTGCAGCGGAAGCACAGGTGAACCTTGCTTCTATTGTCTATTACTTCGAGAGCAAAGAAGGCCTGTATTTTGCTGTCATCGACCGTTATGCGGAAGATATTCTTGAGCTTCGCCGCAGAGCCGTGGCAAAAGCAGACAAGAACCCGTCTTTAGAGGGATATGTTCGTGCTTTTATGGAACCTGCGTTTCAGATTCTTTTGGATTCCAAATACGGAGGTTGTGAATTTGCCAGACTTTTGTGGCGTCTTCCCCATGAACCCAAATTTATTCAAGAGAGAATGACTCCAAAATACGTTACTCCGATTTATGAGTTGTATGTGACGTGTATCAAAAAACTTTACCCTGATGTTTCTATCATCTACATCCAGTTTATTATGCATATTGCCAGGTCACTCTTCTTTTCTACGCTGGGGCGTAGCGCCAGTAGCAACATCTGGCCTTGCGAGGCCTTGAGCAGCGATTACGAAGAGGTGCTGAATCGCATGGTGAAATCCCTTTGTTCCGCATTGGAATCAATGCTGAAATAA
- the purB gene encoding adenylosuccinate lyase produces MSVIPNVLAERYASSAMKSIWSAEGRIVLEREFWIAVMKAQKDLGLDIPDGVIEAYEQVKDQVNMDSINARERITRHDVKARIEEFCDLAGCEHIHKGMTSRDLTENVEQLQVWRSMQIIRDKAVAVLVRMSTRAGQWKDVPLAARTHNVAAQTTTVGKRIAMFGEEIVHALSSWISTMDRYAVRGLKGAVGTQLDQLSLFQQDKVRVIELENRVCAHLGIPSKLMNVGQVYPRSLDFSVVSGLVELTSGCSSFAKTLRLMAGHELATEGFAKGQTGSSAMPHKMNARSCERVNGFHIILKGLLTMIGGLAGDQWNEGDVSCSVVRRVVLPDSFFAADGLFETFLTVLDQMGIYEPVVEAELRRYLPFLMTTTILMEAVKRGVGRETAHEVIKEHAVAVSNDLRKGSITSNDLLDRLGADSRLGMTRAELQEIFDHNSRTTGMAASQVDYFRDSVEALVAEYPAGASYKPGAIL; encoded by the coding sequence ATGAGTGTCATTCCCAATGTTTTAGCGGAGAGGTACGCTTCTTCCGCGATGAAGTCCATTTGGTCGGCCGAAGGCCGTATTGTTCTCGAACGTGAATTCTGGATTGCCGTGATGAAGGCGCAGAAGGATCTGGGCCTGGATATTCCGGACGGTGTGATTGAAGCCTATGAACAGGTCAAGGATCAGGTCAATATGGATTCCATCAATGCCCGGGAACGTATTACGCGGCACGACGTCAAGGCTCGCATTGAAGAATTTTGCGATTTAGCTGGATGTGAACATATTCATAAGGGAATGACTTCCAGGGATTTGACGGAAAATGTCGAACAACTTCAGGTTTGGCGTTCCATGCAAATCATTCGCGACAAGGCCGTCGCGGTTCTCGTCCGCATGAGTACTCGTGCCGGGCAGTGGAAGGATGTACCTCTTGCAGCCAGGACGCATAACGTAGCGGCTCAGACGACGACAGTAGGGAAAAGGATAGCTATGTTTGGCGAGGAAATCGTCCATGCTCTTTCTTCCTGGATTTCAACGATGGATCGCTATGCTGTCCGTGGCCTTAAAGGAGCTGTCGGAACCCAGTTGGATCAGTTGTCTCTGTTCCAGCAGGACAAGGTTCGCGTGATTGAATTGGAAAACCGTGTGTGCGCCCATCTCGGCATTCCCTCCAAGTTGATGAACGTCGGGCAGGTGTATCCGCGTTCTCTGGACTTTTCCGTCGTTTCCGGCTTGGTAGAACTTACCTCCGGTTGTTCTTCCTTTGCCAAGACATTGCGCCTGATGGCCGGCCATGAACTGGCGACGGAAGGATTTGCCAAGGGACAGACGGGTTCCAGCGCCATGCCTCACAAGATGAACGCCCGTTCCTGTGAGCGTGTTAATGGTTTCCATATCATCCTCAAGGGATTGCTGACCATGATCGGCGGACTTGCCGGTGATCAGTGGAATGAAGGGGACGTTTCCTGCTCAGTGGTACGGCGCGTTGTGTTGCCCGATTCTTTCTTTGCTGCCGATGGATTGTTTGAGACCTTCCTGACGGTTTTAGACCAAATGGGAATTTACGAACCCGTTGTCGAAGCGGAACTGCGTCGTTATCTGCCCTTCCTGATGACGACGACTATTCTCATGGAAGCCGTCAAGCGTGGTGTTGGCCGTGAAACCGCCCACGAAGTCATCAAGGAACATGCTGTGGCGGTTTCCAATGATCTCCGTAAGGGCTCAATCACATCCAATGACTTGTTGGATCGTCTTGGTGCCGATTCACGTCTCGGCATGACGCGGGCGGAACTTCAGGAAATTTTCGACCATAATTCCCGGACAACGGGCATGGCCGCCTCGCAGGTGGATTATTTCCGTGATTCTGTGGAAGCTCTTGTAGCGGAGTACCCGGCTGGTGCTTCTTACAAACCGGGGGCTATCCTGTAA
- a CDS encoding metallophosphoesterase gives MPLKIKRIWKTGLLLVLAAVAFKFYLLGLIGGPMFFAPDLPKSFLMITTWLFATLFIFFFLLLAANILNGCCHLLRLCFRRRGKAKFPFASNHVNLVLLILSLILATFGIINGTSVPNVREETVFLKHLPLEAEGMTIAVLADLHADSITRADRIQSIVDRANACKPDLTVIVGDFVDGPVNIRGRDLLPLQNLSARYGVYGVPGNHEYYSGYDQWMDFLSCLGIKMLPNEHVLVGTGKAGIVLAGVTDPTAGRTGHPQPSIEQALNDAPHYMTRILLSHQPRLAPEASRNGVDLQISGHTHGGMIVGVNRIVAGFNAGYVSGSYHVGDMVLFISNGSGIWNGFPIRLGVPSEIVILRLKKA, from the coding sequence ATGCCGTTGAAAATCAAAAGAATCTGGAAAACAGGACTCCTTTTGGTACTAGCCGCCGTAGCTTTCAAATTCTATCTACTTGGTCTTATCGGTGGTCCTATGTTTTTTGCGCCGGATCTTCCCAAAAGTTTTCTGATGATCACAACCTGGTTGTTTGCCACCTTGTTCATCTTTTTTTTCCTGCTTCTGGCAGCTAATATTCTCAACGGATGTTGTCACTTGTTGCGTCTTTGTTTCCGCCGCAGAGGAAAGGCCAAGTTCCCATTTGCCAGTAACCATGTCAATCTGGTGCTGCTGATCCTATCTCTCATCCTGGCAACATTCGGCATCATCAATGGTACCAGCGTGCCTAATGTCCGGGAAGAAACGGTCTTCCTCAAGCATCTGCCCCTGGAAGCGGAGGGCATGACTATTGCCGTACTGGCCGATCTGCATGCGGACAGTATAACCCGAGCCGACCGCATCCAGTCTATCGTCGATCGAGCCAATGCTTGCAAACCGGATCTGACCGTCATTGTCGGAGACTTTGTAGACGGACCGGTCAATATCCGTGGCAGGGATCTTCTCCCCCTTCAGAATCTTTCCGCTCGGTATGGTGTATACGGCGTTCCGGGCAATCACGAATATTATTCAGGATACGATCAATGGATGGATTTTCTCTCCTGTTTGGGTATCAAAATGCTTCCGAATGAGCATGTACTCGTCGGTACGGGTAAGGCCGGAATTGTACTGGCGGGCGTTACCGACCCTACAGCAGGTCGTACAGGACATCCACAGCCTTCCATCGAACAGGCGTTGAACGACGCACCGCACTATATGACCAGAATCCTTCTCTCCCATCAGCCCCGACTAGCACCCGAGGCTTCCCGAAACGGAGTGGACCTGCAAATTTCAGGACATACCCATGGGGGAATGATCGTCGGAGTAAACCGTATTGTAGCCGGATTCAATGCCGGTTACGTCTCCGGTTCATACCATGTCGGCGACATGGTATTGTTTATCTCAAACGGATCAGGGATTTGGAACGGCTTTCCAATACGTCTCGGAGTACCGTCCGAAATCGTCATTCTTCGCCTGAAAAAAGCCTGA
- a CDS encoding DNA gyrase/topoisomerase IV subunit A codes for MSNPPDIIPPRRTVEGMYADYFMDYASYVILERAVPHINDGFKPVQRRILHSMERMDDGRFNKVANIVGDTMKYHPHGDASIGDALVTLGQKGLLIDTQGNWGNILTGDPAAASRYIEARLTHFAKEVVYSPKVTEWQLSYDGRNKEPVTLPVKFPLLLAQGAEGIAVGLSCKILPHNFNELIDASIAHLRGEEFTLLPDFPTGGIMDATDYRDGDRGTGRVRVRARVEIESKKILRITEVPFGVTTDKLIESIVAAADKGKIKIQKVEDNTAQHADILVHLPPGSDAEQMRQALYAFTDCEVSISPNACVIRDNKPYFMGVSEILKYNTDNTRSILRQELEIQLQELNQEWHRCSLERIFIENRIYLTIEDCETWESVLDTIDNALQPFISHLKLPVTRDDIIALTEIKIKRISKYDADKAEKNLLHLEEDIAKTEKNLANLTRYTIRWFENIRKKYGAAFPRKTRLEAFGTVDRAQVAAALETLYLDEEGFAGFGVKKGEPICKCSSLDDVLIIDADCVLKVVRIQEKFFAGKNPLYINILRKDDDPVFNLMYRDGRNGPLYAKRFKIGGFTRDKEYPLTKGTKGTRIFHFSVHATEEDSAAISVNVYLKAVLKLRNLVRSYSFGELRIKNRNAQGNIVIKHQVDRVSRIMAPSKQQEDSPATPASPVPAQSQIPPPSASSSEEHPEDSSQDTSPPMTQGSLF; via the coding sequence GTGAGTAACCCACCCGACATAATTCCACCCCGCCGGACAGTGGAAGGCATGTATGCCGACTACTTCATGGACTATGCCTCCTATGTCATTCTGGAACGCGCCGTTCCGCACATCAACGATGGATTCAAACCCGTCCAGAGACGTATCCTGCACTCCATGGAGCGGATGGACGACGGACGCTTCAACAAAGTCGCCAACATCGTCGGCGACACCATGAAATACCATCCCCACGGCGACGCCTCCATCGGAGACGCCCTCGTTACCCTAGGACAAAAAGGATTACTCATCGACACACAGGGAAACTGGGGCAACATCCTCACAGGAGATCCTGCCGCTGCTTCACGATACATAGAAGCGCGCCTCACGCACTTCGCCAAAGAAGTCGTCTACAGCCCCAAAGTCACCGAATGGCAACTCTCATACGACGGACGCAACAAGGAGCCGGTTACACTGCCAGTCAAATTCCCCCTCCTTCTAGCCCAGGGAGCAGAAGGTATTGCCGTTGGACTTTCCTGCAAAATCCTTCCTCACAACTTCAACGAACTCATCGACGCCTCCATTGCCCACCTTCGGGGAGAAGAGTTCACCCTCCTACCCGACTTCCCTACAGGAGGCATCATGGATGCCACGGACTATCGTGATGGAGACCGTGGTACCGGAAGAGTCCGCGTGCGTGCCAGAGTTGAAATAGAAAGCAAAAAAATCCTCCGGATCACGGAAGTTCCCTTCGGTGTCACTACCGATAAATTGATAGAATCCATCGTCGCAGCTGCCGACAAAGGGAAAATCAAAATTCAAAAAGTCGAAGACAACACGGCACAACATGCCGACATCCTCGTCCACCTCCCCCCCGGTAGCGATGCCGAACAGATGCGCCAGGCCCTCTACGCCTTCACCGACTGCGAAGTCAGCATCTCCCCCAATGCCTGCGTCATACGCGACAATAAACCCTACTTCATGGGGGTCAGTGAAATCCTCAAATACAACACGGACAACACCCGGAGCATTCTCCGGCAGGAACTTGAAATCCAGCTCCAGGAGCTCAATCAGGAATGGCACCGTTGCAGTCTGGAACGTATCTTCATCGAAAACCGCATCTATCTGACAATCGAAGATTGCGAAACCTGGGAAAGCGTCCTCGACACCATCGACAACGCCCTCCAACCCTTCATCTCCCACCTCAAGCTCCCCGTTACACGCGACGACATCATTGCCTTAACCGAGATCAAAATCAAACGCATTTCCAAATACGATGCCGACAAGGCGGAGAAAAACCTCCTCCACCTTGAAGAAGACATCGCCAAAACTGAAAAAAACCTCGCCAACCTCACCCGCTACACCATTCGCTGGTTCGAGAACATCCGTAAAAAATACGGAGCCGCCTTCCCCAGAAAAACCCGTCTGGAAGCATTCGGTACCGTCGACCGCGCCCAAGTTGCCGCCGCATTGGAAACTCTCTACCTCGACGAAGAAGGTTTCGCCGGATTCGGCGTCAAAAAAGGCGAACCCATTTGCAAGTGCTCATCCCTTGATGATGTCCTCATCATTGATGCCGATTGCGTTCTGAAAGTAGTCCGCATTCAGGAAAAATTCTTTGCCGGGAAAAACCCGCTCTACATCAATATCCTTCGCAAAGACGACGATCCCGTCTTCAACCTCATGTACCGGGATGGTCGTAACGGTCCCCTGTACGCCAAACGCTTCAAGATCGGAGGATTTACCCGTGACAAGGAATACCCTTTAACCAAAGGGACCAAAGGTACGCGTATCTTTCACTTCAGCGTACACGCCACGGAAGAAGACAGTGCCGCCATCAGCGTCAACGTCTATCTAAAAGCCGTTCTCAAACTGCGCAACCTCGTCCGGTCCTATTCTTTCGGCGAACTCCGCATCAAAAACCGTAATGCGCAAGGCAACATCGTCATCAAACACCAGGTAGACCGAGTCTCTCGCATCATGGCGCCATCCAAACAACAGGAAGACAGCCCGGCAACTCCCGCTTCCCCAGTCCCTGCTCAATCGCAAATCCCTCCTCCCTCCGCATCTTCGTCGGAAGAACATCCCGAAGATTCTTCTCAGGATACATCTCCCCCCATGACACAGGGATCTCTCTTCTGA